The Opitutales bacterium ASA1 genome window below encodes:
- the feoB gene encoding ferrous iron transport protein B → MESSPLPSETSGSRTAVGGHLPVFALVGNPNCGKTTLFNALTGLRQKVGNYPGVTVEKKVGECFSQHGKLMRLIDLPGSYSLAARSPDEAIMRDVLLGRRADTPQPDRVVCVVDASNLERNLYLATQVIELGLPTILVLNMMDLAALRSVSVDAAALERELGVPVVCCEAASGKGVRELRLVMSREALPPSAWRLPLPAAVEPAVVYIADAATRRPHTEPSARARAEALLLLTEQDKEELEVAGSRHSPEAAHARLAEWTARWRAEEFDWRGAIIGARYEAIGGICERTVRRGETTGETVSDRIDAVLVHPFWGWVALSAVMAFLFLSIFSFAEAPMNWIDAGVAWLSDLVRDAMPAGDVRDLLTDGVVAGVGGVVIFLPQILILFFFIGLLESSGYMARAAFIMDRLMSKVGLNGKSFIPLLSSYACAIPGIMSARTIEEPKDRLVTILVAPLMSCSARLPVYLLLIAALFPSEAVSAWQKTGIMFGMYALGTLGAFAFAWVFKRFLLKGAPPLMIMELPPYRLPSLRNVLLHMYERAMAFLRKAGTIILGISILLWALTTYPKIDDAALADGDSAIAHSVAGRLGHAMEPVIAPLGFNWQIGIGLISSFAAREVFVSSMAVVYSVEEDAEADARPLRDALLDARWEDGRAVFTPLVCLGLMVFYVFAMQCISTTVVVRRETGSWRWPLFQLGYMTGFAYLAALVIHQGGRALGWG, encoded by the coding sequence GTGGAGTCTTCCCCCCTGCCTTCCGAAACGTCCGGATCGCGCACCGCGGTCGGTGGACATCTGCCGGTCTTCGCCCTCGTCGGCAATCCCAACTGCGGCAAGACCACGCTCTTCAACGCCCTCACCGGCCTGCGCCAGAAGGTGGGCAACTACCCGGGCGTCACGGTCGAGAAGAAGGTTGGCGAATGCTTCTCCCAACACGGGAAGCTGATGCGCCTGATCGATCTGCCGGGATCGTACAGCCTCGCGGCCCGTTCTCCGGACGAAGCGATCATGCGCGACGTGCTTCTCGGCCGACGCGCCGACACGCCCCAACCGGATCGTGTGGTCTGTGTGGTCGATGCCAGCAATCTCGAGCGCAACCTCTACCTCGCCACGCAGGTGATCGAACTCGGCCTGCCGACGATCCTCGTGTTGAACATGATGGATCTTGCCGCGTTGCGTTCGGTGTCGGTGGACGCTGCTGCCCTCGAGCGTGAGCTCGGCGTGCCGGTGGTCTGTTGCGAAGCGGCTTCGGGCAAAGGCGTGCGTGAGCTGCGCCTCGTCATGAGTCGGGAGGCGCTGCCGCCGTCGGCTTGGCGCCTGCCGCTCCCGGCCGCGGTCGAGCCGGCGGTCGTATACATCGCGGACGCCGCCACCCGACGGCCGCACACCGAACCGTCGGCCCGCGCCCGAGCGGAGGCGCTGCTGCTGCTCACCGAACAGGACAAGGAGGAACTGGAAGTCGCCGGTTCGCGGCATTCGCCGGAGGCCGCTCACGCCCGTCTCGCCGAATGGACGGCGCGCTGGCGCGCCGAGGAGTTCGACTGGCGTGGCGCCATCATCGGCGCGCGCTACGAGGCGATCGGGGGCATCTGCGAGCGGACGGTACGACGCGGAGAGACCACGGGGGAGACCGTCTCCGACCGGATCGACGCCGTGCTCGTGCATCCATTCTGGGGATGGGTGGCGCTGTCGGCGGTGATGGCGTTCTTGTTTCTCTCCATCTTCTCTTTCGCCGAGGCACCGATGAACTGGATCGACGCCGGCGTCGCCTGGCTGTCCGACCTCGTGCGCGACGCCATGCCGGCCGGAGATGTGCGCGACCTGCTCACGGATGGAGTCGTGGCCGGGGTGGGTGGCGTGGTCATCTTCCTCCCGCAGATATTGATCCTGTTCTTCTTCATCGGACTGCTCGAGTCGAGTGGCTACATGGCGCGCGCGGCGTTCATCATGGACCGGCTGATGAGCAAGGTGGGGCTCAACGGAAAGTCGTTCATCCCGCTGCTCAGTTCCTACGCATGCGCCATTCCGGGCATCATGTCGGCGCGCACGATCGAGGAGCCGAAGGACCGGCTCGTGACCATCCTCGTGGCACCGCTCATGAGCTGCTCCGCGCGTCTGCCGGTGTATCTTCTGTTGATCGCGGCGCTGTTTCCCAGCGAGGCGGTCTCGGCGTGGCAGAAGACGGGGATCATGTTCGGTATGTATGCGCTGGGTACGCTCGGGGCGTTCGCGTTCGCGTGGGTCTTCAAGCGATTTCTCCTGAAAGGCGCGCCTCCGCTCATGATCATGGAGCTGCCGCCGTACCGCCTGCCTTCGCTGCGCAACGTGCTGTTGCACATGTACGAACGTGCGATGGCGTTCTTGCGCAAGGCCGGCACGATCATCCTCGGGATTTCCATTCTGCTGTGGGCGTTGACGACGTATCCGAAAATCGACGACGCGGCGCTGGCGGACGGCGATTCGGCGATCGCCCACAGCGTCGCCGGTCGACTGGGTCACGCGATGGAGCCGGTCATCGCTCCGCTCGGGTTCAACTGGCAGATCGGCATCGGGCTGATCAGTTCGTTCGCGGCGCGCGAGGTTTTCGTCTCGTCGATGGCGGTGGTGTACTCGGTCGAAGAAGACGCGGAGGCGGATGCGCGGCCATTGCGCGACGCGCTGCTGGACGCGCGTTGGGAGGACGGTCGGGCGGTGTTCACGCCGCTGGTTTGCCTCGGGCTGATGGTGTTCTACGTTTTCGCCATGCAATGCATCAGTACCACGGTCGTGGTGCGGCGTGAGACGGGCTCGTGGCGCTGGCCGCTGTTCCAACTCGGTTACATGACCGGCTTCGCCTACCTCGCCGCGCTGGTGATCCACCAAGGCGGGCGTGCGCTCGGCTGGGGTTGA
- a CDS encoding FeoA family protein, which yields MEQPNSTVSVRLSSLAAGATAQLRKLPAGGTTFLRLREMGLLPGTKIKLVRRAPLGDPIEIEVRGYHLTLRKEEADLIEVAPC from the coding sequence ATGGAGCAGCCGAATTCGACCGTCTCGGTCCGTCTTTCCAGTCTCGCCGCCGGGGCGACCGCGCAGTTGCGCAAACTACCCGCCGGCGGCACGACGTTTCTTCGTCTCCGCGAGATGGGTCTGCTTCCCGGCACGAAGATCAAGCTCGTGCGCCGTGCACCTTTGGGCGACCCGATCGAAATCGAAGTGCGAGGCTACCATCTCACCTTGCGCAAAGAGGAGGCCGACCTGATCGAAGTCGCCCCCTGTTGA
- a CDS encoding Na/Pi cotransporter family protein, producing MLSTTLAILGSLGMFLFGMRVMSEALQKLSGERLRSMVRAMTGNRFVGVGTGFTVTCLVQSSSASTVMIVSFVNAGLLTLLESIGPILGANLGTTTTFWLVSFLGFKFSVSSIALPIIGIGFPLLFIKKSKVSDTGEFLIGFGLLFLGLLFLKDSVPDIRGNTEALAFIQSFTDRGIVSVLAFFVFGTVLTIIVQSSSVAGAITITMAAKGWIDYPSAAAIILGENVGTTITANLAAITANTAAKRAALAHFCFNIIGVVWAIALFAPFASLIDLLVPGDSADPANIPLHMAGFHTMFNLINIALVIGFVPQLAKLVERLIPERPKPRSEHLKFHSSAIPQTGELNIAEAEEDVRGMGRLTRELLEGFVSIFETPGPDVTERLARLEKAEERSDKKAFEITDYLLKCSAGHLSESTLTRVSSLMRVVAELEDICDCGYRLCVLAERKARKNRQLPPETLREIRAFADVLFQFMDFWSGCIGRPVTSSDMETAFQLESFIDQSRKRLRKESLRRMQASGDAIKAELLYIDILNNMESIGNHSLNILQALRHRE from the coding sequence ATGCTCTCCACGACACTCGCGATCCTCGGCAGCCTCGGCATGTTCCTCTTCGGGATGAGGGTCATGAGCGAGGCCCTCCAAAAGCTCTCGGGCGAAAGGTTGCGCTCGATGGTCCGGGCCATGACGGGCAACCGGTTCGTCGGGGTCGGCACGGGTTTCACGGTCACCTGCCTCGTGCAGTCGTCGTCTGCTTCGACGGTGATGATCGTGAGTTTCGTCAACGCCGGGCTACTCACGTTGCTCGAGTCGATCGGCCCCATCCTAGGTGCCAATCTCGGCACGACGACGACGTTCTGGCTGGTTTCGTTTCTCGGCTTCAAGTTCAGCGTCTCGAGCATCGCCCTGCCGATCATCGGCATCGGTTTCCCTCTGCTCTTCATCAAGAAGTCGAAGGTCAGCGACACGGGCGAGTTCCTGATCGGTTTCGGTCTGCTTTTCCTCGGCCTGCTCTTCCTCAAGGACTCGGTGCCCGATATCCGCGGAAACACCGAGGCCCTCGCGTTCATCCAGAGCTTCACCGATCGGGGTATCGTCTCGGTCCTTGCCTTTTTCGTCTTCGGCACGGTCCTGACCATCATCGTACAGTCGTCGTCGGTCGCAGGCGCGATCACGATCACGATGGCCGCCAAAGGGTGGATCGATTATCCCTCCGCTGCCGCGATCATCCTCGGCGAAAACGTCGGCACGACGATCACTGCCAACCTCGCGGCGATCACCGCCAACACCGCCGCCAAACGCGCCGCCCTCGCCCACTTTTGTTTCAACATCATCGGTGTCGTCTGGGCCATCGCGCTGTTCGCGCCCTTCGCCAGCCTGATCGATCTTCTCGTCCCGGGCGACTCCGCCGATCCCGCCAACATCCCGCTGCACATGGCGGGCTTCCACACGATGTTCAACTTGATCAACATCGCGCTCGTCATCGGCTTCGTGCCCCAACTGGCGAAACTGGTCGAGAGGCTGATCCCCGAGCGGCCGAAGCCGCGCTCCGAACACCTCAAGTTCCACTCTTCCGCCATTCCGCAGACCGGCGAACTCAACATCGCCGAAGCCGAGGAAGACGTCCGCGGTATGGGCCGTCTCACGCGCGAGTTGCTCGAAGGTTTCGTCTCGATCTTCGAGACTCCGGGTCCCGACGTCACCGAACGCCTCGCTCGTCTGGAAAAAGCCGAGGAACGCAGCGACAAGAAGGCGTTCGAGATCACCGACTATCTGTTGAAGTGCTCCGCCGGCCACCTCAGCGAGTCGACGCTCACCCGCGTCTCGTCCCTCATGCGCGTGGTCGCGGAACTCGAGGACATCTGCGACTGCGGCTACCGTCTGTGCGTCCTCGCCGAGCGCAAGGCGCGCAAGAATCGCCAACTGCCGCCCGAGACGCTGCGCGAAATCCGCGCCTTCGCCGACGTGCTCTTCCAGTTCATGGACTTCTGGTCCGGCTGCATCGGTCGCCCGGTCACGAGTAGCGACATGGAAACCGCGTTTCAGCTCGAAAGCTTCATCGACCAGTCGCGCAAACGCCTCCGCAAGGAATCGTTGCGCCGCATGCAAGCCAGCGGCGACGCGATCAAGGCCGAGCTTCTCTACATCGACATCCTCAACAACATGGAGAGCATCGGTAACCACAGCCTCAACATCCTGCAGGCCCTTCGCCACCGGGAGTGA
- a CDS encoding alpha/beta hydrolase → MTPLRALPHLALVVLSLGFATGARSADVAAPEPEVLLLWPEGVPDLRADAAPERVDQARVSAVHFPTLTVHRPRPEHAVGTAVVVCPGGGYGRLAIDHEGTAVARWLADRGVVAFVLRYRLSEYGHPAPLRDVSRAIRTVRRDAKRFGVAPDRIGVVGFSAGGHLAGSAATLFAHADGRTGAPLDEIDARPDFAALIYPVVTMDPAFTHAGSRRNLLGGDPAEDLERLLSLEEQVTNDTPPMFLVHSGDDKAVPLENTLRLIAALRAHGVSFEAHLHETGGHGFGMRPSANTVADWPARFEAWLRFHGWLQARD, encoded by the coding sequence GTGACCCCGCTTCGAGCTCTCCCACACCTCGCGCTCGTCGTCCTTTCGCTCGGCTTCGCCACTGGCGCGCGCTCCGCAGACGTTGCCGCACCTGAACCCGAGGTCCTCCTGCTCTGGCCCGAGGGCGTCCCCGACCTGCGGGCCGACGCCGCTCCCGAGAGAGTCGACCAAGCCCGCGTCTCCGCCGTCCACTTTCCGACTCTCACGGTGCACCGTCCCCGCCCCGAACACGCGGTCGGCACCGCGGTCGTCGTCTGCCCCGGCGGCGGCTACGGACGCCTCGCGATCGACCACGAAGGCACTGCCGTGGCGCGTTGGCTCGCCGACCGCGGCGTGGTGGCCTTCGTGCTTCGGTATCGGCTTTCCGAATACGGACATCCCGCGCCGCTCCGCGACGTCTCTCGAGCGATCCGCACCGTACGCCGCGACGCGAAACGCTTCGGGGTCGCGCCCGATCGTATCGGCGTGGTCGGGTTCTCCGCAGGCGGACACTTGGCTGGTTCCGCCGCCACGCTCTTCGCGCATGCCGACGGCCGCACCGGCGCCCCGCTCGACGAAATCGACGCACGTCCCGACTTCGCCGCGTTGATCTATCCGGTCGTCACGATGGACCCCGCTTTCACGCACGCGGGTTCACGTCGCAACCTGCTCGGCGGCGACCCGGCCGAAGATCTCGAACGTCTCTTGTCGCTCGAAGAACAAGTCACGAACGATACGCCGCCGATGTTCCTCGTGCACAGCGGCGACGACAAAGCCGTGCCGCTCGAAAACACCCTGCGTCTGATCGCCGCGCTGCGCGCCCACGGAGTCTCGTTCGAAGCACACCTCCACGAGACCGGCGGACACGGCTTCGGCATGCGGCCTTCGGCGAACACGGTCGCCGATTGGCCTGCACGATTCGAAGCGTGGTTGCGTTTCCACGGCTGGCTCCAAGCGCGCGACTGA